The Salvia miltiorrhiza cultivar Shanhuang (shh) chromosome 1, IMPLAD_Smil_shh, whole genome shotgun sequence genome has a window encoding:
- the LOC130987416 gene encoding growth-regulating factor 5, with translation MMSGSVRSSRFPFTASQWQELEHQALVFKYMVSGMPIPPDLLFTIRTSLDSSLSSKFLIHQPQHIGWNSFHMGFGRKIDPEPGRCRRTDGKKWRCSKEAYPDSKYCERHMHRGRNRSRKPVEILSPTTAATPRNAHPPSSSSTPISSEPHFLYPHFPSSRPAAADSTNFFLDSRPPLKDFRHGNGIKGENEFFSSDSNPYSSSKLEPLKMELKHNNAAYLSDQSYRQYQHDRYYSAAERAEEQPKKVMHHFLEEWAPKDAEPWSNADDKMPTHRTQLSISVPNSLHDFFVTQK, from the exons ATGATGAGTGGTAGTGTGAGAAGTAGTAGGTTCCCTTTTACTGCATCACAATGGCAAGAACTTGAGCATCAAGCTCTGGTTTTCAAGTACATGGTCTCTGGCATGCCCATCCCACCAGATCTCCTCTTCACCATCAGAACTAGTCTGGATTCCTCACTCTCCTCCAAATTCCTCATCCACCAACCCCAACACA TTGGATGGAACAGCTTCCACATGGGATTCGGGAGGAAGATCGACCCGGAGCCGGGGCGGTGCCGGAGAACAGACGGCAAGAAATGGAGGTGCTCAAAAGAGGCGTATCCCGATTCCAAATACTGCGAGAGACACATGCACAGAGGCAGAAACCGTTCAAGAAAGCCTGTGGAAATTCTGTCACCGACTACCGCCGCCACGCCCCGCAACGCACACCCTCCTTCTTCCTCCTCCACCCCTATTTCTTCCGAACCACACTTTCTCTACCCTCATTTCCCTTCTTCCCGACCCGCCGCCGCCGATAGCACCAACTTCTTCCTCGATTCACGCCCACCGCTCAAAGATTTCAG GCACGGCAACGGCATTAAAGGGGAAAACGAGTTTTTCTCATCGGATTCAAATCCGTATTCCTCCTCGAAACTGGAGCCGCTGAAAATGGAGTTGAAACACAACAACGCCGCCTATCTCTCCGATCAGAGCTACCGGCAATACCAGCACGACCGCTACTACTCGGCCGCGGAGAGGGCGGAGGAGCAGCCCAAGAAAGTAATGCACCATTTTCTGGAAGAGTGGGCGCCCAAAGACGCGGAGCCGTGGAGCAACGCCGACGACAAAATGCCCACGCACAGGACTCAGCTCTCCATCTCAGTTCCAAACTCGCTGCATGACTTCTTCGTCACCCAAAAATG A